In Phyllostomus discolor isolate MPI-MPIP mPhyDis1 chromosome 2, mPhyDis1.pri.v3, whole genome shotgun sequence, the following are encoded in one genomic region:
- the MRPL57 gene encoding ribosomal protein 63, mitochondrial: MFLTALLRRNRIPGRQWIGKHRRPRSVSFHGKQNTIRRLEMEAENHYWLSTPFLTAAQEFGHAAARRAAAFQALKAAGEAKFPQHRLLVDQLSHLSVTKKWP; this comes from the coding sequence ATGTTCCTGACCGCGCTGCTGCGCCGCAACCGCATCCCCGGCCGGCAATGGATCGGGAAGCACCGGCGCCCGCGTTCCGTGTCCTTCCACGGGAAGCAGAACACAATCCGCCGCctggagatggaggcagagaacCACTATTGGCTGAGCACACCCTTCCTTACTGCGGCACAGGAGTTCGGGCACGCTGCAGCCCGTAGAGCAGCTGCCTTCCAGGCCTTAAAGGCGGCTGGCGAGGCCAAGTTCCCGCAGCACAGGCTGCTGGTCGACCAGCTCAGCCACCTCAGTGTTACCAAGAAGTGGCCCTAA